The Corynebacterium poyangense genome includes a window with the following:
- a CDS encoding glucose PTS transporter subunit IIA: MASTTTTSQHILDNIGGPGNITSMTHCATRLRFQLADQSRVDIPALESDPAVLGVVKQGSTGLQVIMGGGVAEYYQGIKALPGMSGHGGEDSAQSGKKNYGGVRGKYGWVDYCFEVLSDTFRPILWALLGASLIITLLVLLDTFGVQDFRQEMTEQPPTFQFLHAMWKSVFYFLPIMVGATASRKLGANEWVGAAVPAALLTPTFIDMQKSAVEVSTSISDKSAYLTHVFGLPMYINDYSGQVFPPLFAAVVLYFVEKGLKKIIPGAIQMVFVPFFSLAIMIPLTAFVVGPFGLQVGNWIANFLFFLNETSPFILAVVIPLLYPFLVPLGLHWPLNAIMIVNLNTLQYDFIQGPMGAWNFACFGVITGVFILSLKEKNTQMRQVSAGGMFAGLLGGISEPSLYGVLLRYRRSYYRLLPGCLIGGIVMGIFNVKAYAFVFTSLLTVVAMKPVLGYCIGIAAAFFSSLLLTLFLDYRTKEEKAEMQARIAAEREAANEAEDERIAAIEDRNAAPVVAGGAGVATATATQTKPVAQTKPVKEALQPGTQTSVGAPLEGEAVELSEVPDPAFAQGALGQGIAIKPTGNTVVAPADGTIIAAQKTGHAVGLRLDSGIDMLIHIGIDTVQMQGDGFEVHVERKQHVKAGDKLITFDRDKIHAAGYSDITPVLISNTKKFAKVESYPASSVSIGQEVIKVYAKDGE, encoded by the coding sequence ATGGCGTCAACGACGACTACGTCGCAACATATTTTGGACAATATCGGTGGTCCGGGCAATATCACTTCGATGACCCACTGTGCTACCCGTTTGCGGTTCCAGTTGGCTGATCAATCCCGCGTTGATATTCCTGCCTTGGAATCTGACCCAGCGGTTCTTGGGGTAGTGAAGCAGGGTAGCACTGGACTTCAAGTAATTATGGGAGGGGGTGTAGCAGAGTATTACCAGGGTATAAAGGCTTTGCCGGGTATGTCTGGCCACGGTGGAGAAGACAGCGCTCAAAGCGGTAAAAAGAACTACGGTGGTGTGCGCGGCAAATACGGCTGGGTAGATTACTGTTTCGAAGTCCTCTCCGATACCTTCCGTCCTATTCTCTGGGCTCTCTTGGGTGCATCCTTGATCATCACTTTGCTGGTGCTTTTGGACACCTTCGGCGTTCAGGATTTCCGGCAGGAAATGACAGAGCAGCCTCCCACCTTCCAATTCCTCCACGCAATGTGGAAGTCCGTGTTCTACTTCTTGCCGATCATGGTTGGTGCTACAGCTTCCCGGAAGCTGGGGGCTAATGAATGGGTTGGCGCGGCTGTTCCGGCTGCTCTTTTGACGCCGACCTTCATTGATATGCAAAAATCCGCAGTCGAGGTCAGCACGTCAATTTCTGACAAATCCGCGTATTTGACCCATGTCTTTGGGCTGCCCATGTATATCAATGATTACAGCGGGCAGGTGTTCCCGCCATTGTTCGCGGCGGTGGTTCTCTATTTCGTGGAAAAGGGACTGAAGAAGATTATTCCGGGCGCTATCCAGATGGTGTTCGTTCCTTTCTTCTCCTTGGCCATCATGATTCCCCTCACCGCGTTTGTGGTGGGACCGTTCGGGCTTCAAGTGGGTAACTGGATTGCTAATTTCTTGTTCTTCCTCAATGAAACGAGCCCGTTCATTTTGGCAGTGGTTATTCCGTTGCTCTACCCGTTCTTGGTGCCCCTTGGTCTGCACTGGCCACTAAACGCCATCATGATTGTTAACCTCAACACCTTGCAGTATGACTTCATTCAAGGTCCGATGGGTGCCTGGAACTTCGCCTGCTTCGGTGTTATCACTGGTGTGTTCATTCTTTCCCTGAAGGAAAAGAATACTCAGATGAGACAGGTTTCCGCTGGTGGTATGTTTGCCGGTTTGCTCGGCGGTATTTCCGAACCATCTCTTTATGGTGTGTTGCTTCGGTATCGGAGAAGCTATTACCGGCTGCTTCCGGGTTGTTTAATCGGCGGTATTGTCATGGGCATTTTCAATGTTAAAGCCTACGCGTTCGTCTTTACCTCTCTGCTGACTGTGGTGGCCATGAAACCGGTGTTGGGCTACTGCATTGGTATTGCTGCTGCTTTCTTCTCCTCGTTGCTGTTGACCTTGTTCCTGGACTACCGAACCAAGGAAGAAAAAGCTGAGATGCAAGCTCGGATTGCTGCGGAGCGTGAAGCAGCTAATGAAGCCGAGGACGAGCGGATTGCAGCGATTGAGGATCGCAATGCTGCTCCGGTTGTTGCTGGTGGAGCAGGTGTTGCTACGGCGACTGCAACTCAGACTAAACCAGTTGCGCAAACCAAACCCGTCAAAGAAGCACTGCAACCAGGTACACAGACGTCGGTGGGGGCGCCTTTGGAAGGCGAGGCAGTGGAATTGTCTGAGGTGCCTGATCCGGCTTTTGCCCAGGGCGCTTTGGGACAAGGTATTGCCATCAAACCAACCGGTAATACCGTTGTTGCGCCAGCCGATGGAACTATAATTGCGGCCCAAAAGACGGGACACGCAGTAGGACTTCGGTTGGATTCCGGTATTGATATGTTGATTCATATCGGCATTGATACGGTCCAAATGCAAGGTGATGGATTTGAGGTTCACGTCGAGCGGAAGCAGCACGTTAAGGCTGGGGATAAATTAATTACCTTTGATCGGGATAAGATCCATGCCGCCGGATATTCGGATATTACGCCGGTATTGATTTCTAATACGAAGAAATTCGCCAAGGTGGAATCCTATCCCGCGTCGTCTGTGAGCATTGGTCAAGAAGTGATCAAGGTTTATGCTAAGGACGGCGAGTAG
- the coaE gene encoding dephospho-CoA kinase — protein sequence MLKIGLTGGIGSGKSTMAALLSQHGLRVIDADAIAREIVEPGQPALTELVEHFGSEIIQSDGQLDRARLAQLAFSSPEETEVLNRITHPRIAQETQRRFDEAERDGETAIIYDMPLLVENGHYHDMDLNVVVEVDREERIRRLTTSRGLAKDDVKRRIAAQATDGERRAVADVIIDNNGSVEDLRPQIKKLLNRIASYST from the coding sequence ATGTTAAAAATAGGTCTGACTGGTGGGATTGGCAGCGGGAAATCCACCATGGCTGCGCTGTTATCCCAGCACGGGTTGAGAGTTATTGATGCTGATGCGATTGCTCGGGAGATTGTGGAACCGGGGCAACCGGCATTGACCGAACTAGTAGAGCATTTTGGCAGCGAAATCATTCAGTCCGACGGCCAGCTGGATCGGGCGCGTCTAGCCCAGCTTGCTTTTTCTTCGCCAGAGGAAACCGAGGTACTGAATAGGATTACCCATCCGCGGATTGCTCAGGAAACGCAGCGGAGATTTGATGAAGCTGAGCGAGATGGGGAAACAGCCATCATCTATGACATGCCGCTATTAGTTGAAAATGGCCATTATCATGACATGGATCTCAACGTGGTGGTTGAGGTGGATCGAGAAGAAAGAATTCGACGCCTGACTACCTCGCGGGGTTTAGCGAAAGATGACGTAAAACGTCGCATTGCTGCTCAAGCTACAGATGGTGAGCGTCGGGCTGTCGCCGATGTCATCATTGACAACAATGGTTCGGTTGAGGATCTCAGACCTCAAATAAAAAAACTGCTAAACCGCATCGCTAGTTACTCCACGTGA
- the uvrB gene encoding excinuclease ABC subunit UvrB — MAFAAEQPVLSYSEFRPVGEVERSEGEFRVESDYQPSGDQPGAIKELDERLRRGERDVVLMGATGTGKSATAAWLIEQQQRPTLVMAPNKTLAAQLANELRQLLPHNAVEYFVSYYDYYQPEAYIAQTDTYIEKDSSINEDVERLRHSATSALLSRRDVVVVSSVSCIYGLGTPQSYLDRSIVLQVGEEVERDRFLRLLVDIQYDRNDVAFTRGAFRVKGDTVDIIPAYEELAVRVEFFGDEIDALFYIHPLTGDVIRQVKELRIFPATHYVASPERMERAVADIKEELSQRLATLENRGKLLEAQRLRMRTEYDLEMIQQVGFCSGIENYSRHIDGRAAGSAPATLIDYFPEDFLTIIDESHVTVPQIGGMYEGDMSRKRNLVEHGFRLPSALDNRPLTWNEFEDRVGQTVYMSATPGPYELSASGGEFVEQVIRPTGLVDPKVIVKPTRGQIDDLVEHIRQRTAINERVLVTTLTKKMAEDLSDYLLELGIKVRYLHSDIDTLHRVELLRQLRLGEFDVLVGINLLREGLDLPEVSLVAILDADKEGFLRSSTSLIQTIGRAARNVSGEVIMYADSVTDSMRYAIEETERRREKQIAYNTEHGIDPQPLRKKIADILDQVHERRDAAEDSGAAGDTVLAHPVERREISQLPADQVQKLIDDLTQQMGEAARDLKFELAARLRDEIHDLRQELRGLKEMGM; from the coding sequence ATGGCTTTTGCAGCTGAGCAACCAGTTTTATCGTATTCAGAGTTTCGTCCCGTTGGTGAAGTTGAGCGTAGCGAGGGTGAGTTTCGGGTAGAGTCCGACTACCAACCCTCAGGTGACCAACCCGGCGCTATCAAAGAATTAGATGAACGACTTCGTCGTGGTGAACGTGATGTGGTTCTTATGGGTGCCACGGGTACTGGTAAATCAGCAACGGCAGCGTGGCTTATTGAGCAGCAACAACGTCCTACCTTAGTTATGGCACCGAATAAGACCTTAGCTGCGCAATTAGCTAACGAGCTTAGGCAACTATTGCCGCATAACGCGGTGGAATACTTTGTTAGTTATTATGACTACTACCAGCCAGAAGCGTATATCGCCCAGACCGATACGTATATAGAAAAAGACTCCTCAATTAATGAAGACGTAGAACGGCTTCGCCACTCCGCGACCTCTGCTTTATTATCTCGACGTGATGTGGTGGTGGTGAGTTCGGTTTCGTGTATTTATGGTTTAGGAACCCCACAGTCATATTTAGATCGCTCAATTGTTTTGCAAGTTGGGGAAGAAGTCGAGCGAGATCGGTTTTTAAGACTCCTCGTAGATATTCAATATGATCGCAACGACGTTGCTTTCACCAGAGGAGCATTCCGCGTTAAAGGCGATACAGTTGATATCATTCCCGCCTATGAAGAACTCGCTGTCCGCGTCGAATTTTTTGGCGACGAAATTGATGCACTTTTTTATATTCACCCACTAACAGGCGATGTCATCCGGCAAGTGAAAGAATTAAGAATATTCCCAGCAACTCACTACGTCGCTAGCCCAGAACGCATGGAACGAGCAGTCGCCGATATTAAAGAGGAACTTTCTCAACGTTTAGCGACCTTAGAAAATCGTGGAAAGCTGCTAGAAGCGCAGCGCTTAAGAATGCGCACCGAATATGACTTGGAAATGATTCAACAAGTGGGTTTCTGTTCTGGGATTGAGAATTATTCCCGGCATATTGATGGTCGTGCCGCAGGGTCAGCGCCTGCAACGCTCATTGATTATTTCCCTGAGGATTTTCTCACCATTATCGATGAATCCCACGTCACCGTTCCTCAGATTGGTGGAATGTATGAAGGGGATATGTCGCGCAAGCGCAACCTTGTGGAACATGGTTTCCGACTCCCCTCAGCCTTAGACAATAGGCCGCTGACCTGGAATGAATTTGAAGATAGGGTAGGCCAAACAGTCTATATGTCAGCTACCCCCGGGCCCTATGAATTAAGTGCTAGCGGTGGGGAATTTGTGGAACAGGTAATTCGTCCCACTGGGCTGGTAGACCCGAAAGTGATAGTAAAGCCGACCCGAGGGCAAATCGATGATTTAGTAGAGCATATTCGACAGCGGACTGCCATCAATGAACGAGTCCTCGTGACGACATTGACGAAGAAAATGGCAGAAGATTTAAGTGATTATCTTCTCGAATTGGGAATTAAGGTTCGCTATTTGCACTCAGATATTGATACTTTGCACCGGGTTGAATTACTACGACAGCTTCGCCTGGGTGAATTCGATGTCCTGGTAGGTATTAACCTGCTACGCGAGGGTTTAGATCTTCCCGAGGTGTCCTTGGTAGCGATTCTTGATGCGGATAAAGAAGGATTCCTGCGTTCTTCAACTTCTCTCATTCAAACTATTGGTCGGGCTGCGCGGAACGTGTCGGGTGAAGTGATTATGTATGCCGATAGCGTTACTGATTCTATGCGTTATGCTATTGAGGAAACGGAGCGACGTCGGGAAAAGCAGATTGCGTACAACACTGAACATGGAATAGATCCTCAACCGCTGCGTAAAAAAATTGCTGATATTTTGGATCAAGTTCATGAGCGCCGAGACGCCGCGGAGGACTCGGGTGCTGCCGGTGACACGGTACTAGCCCACCCGGTTGAGCGTCGGGAAATTTCACAACTTCCTGCGGATCAAGTACAGAAACTGATCGATGATTTGACGCAGCAAATGGGGGAGGCTGCCCGAGATTTGAAGTTTGAATTGGCGGCCCGCCTTCGTGATGAAATCCATGACCTGCGTCAAGAGTTGCGGGGATTAAAAGAAATGGGGATGTAG
- a CDS encoding universal stress protein has protein sequence MKYSNIAVGTDGSDASLKAVETAASLARAYQADLTIICAFYNNSGALFHAGQGDGPTGFPIVNQERAEEYLEKARQVAAAEGAEKISVLARSGSPVEVLVNVLAETGSELLVMGNRGVRSLAGRVFGSIPTGVVRHAHVDVMLVNTDGHNPPH, from the coding sequence ATGAAGTACTCCAACATTGCGGTGGGAACTGATGGTTCGGACGCGTCTTTGAAAGCGGTAGAAACCGCGGCGAGTTTAGCTCGGGCGTATCAGGCCGACCTCACCATTATTTGTGCTTTTTATAACAACTCCGGGGCCCTATTCCATGCCGGGCAAGGAGATGGTCCAACCGGTTTCCCCATAGTTAATCAGGAACGAGCTGAAGAATATCTAGAAAAGGCTCGGCAAGTAGCGGCTGCGGAAGGCGCAGAGAAGATCTCTGTCTTAGCCCGCTCCGGGTCCCCAGTAGAAGTGTTAGTCAATGTTTTAGCAGAAACCGGTAGTGAATTATTGGTGATGGGTAACCGGGGAGTTCGTTCACTTGCAGGGCGCGTATTTGGCTCCATTCCCACGGGAGTGGTTCGCCATGCCCACGTAGACGTGATGCTTGTCAACACCGATGGACATAATCCACCCCACTAG
- a CDS encoding universal stress protein, whose translation MSDTYSTIVVGTDGSNSSMLAVERAARIASAFDAVLIVGSAYYETKEEASKTLRQDSVTVVGDETARKNLQDASERATELGAQNVRTELRSGTPVQALMSIVNDNKADLLVVGNRGINSLTGRLLGSVPADVARQSDCDVMIVHTVN comes from the coding sequence ATGAGCGACACTTATTCCACTATCGTCGTGGGAACTGATGGTTCTAATTCTTCCATGCTTGCAGTAGAACGTGCTGCACGCATTGCCTCCGCCTTTGATGCGGTCCTGATTGTGGGGTCGGCATACTACGAAACCAAAGAAGAAGCTTCAAAAACTCTTCGTCAAGATTCTGTCACCGTAGTCGGTGACGAGACTGCCCGGAAGAATCTCCAGGATGCGTCTGAGCGTGCCACTGAGTTGGGCGCTCAGAATGTTCGTACTGAACTGCGTTCGGGCACCCCAGTCCAAGCTCTGATGAGCATTGTCAATGACAACAAAGCTGATCTTTTGGTTGTGGGAAATCGTGGCATAAATTCGCTCACCGGTCGTCTTTTAGGATCAGTACCGGCGGACGTCGCCCGCCAATCAGACTGCGACGTCATGATTGTTCACACAGTTAATTAA
- a CDS encoding HelD family protein: MVTAPAPEESQESEYQRELRHEQNYVDGLFARLDNEVSQATERLRLVQLNTDPANPAAEALVQRETEYHSLNARLDRLNLAQLGLVFGRIDIHCEDTRNIDNPLPGEPTMDRRYIGRMGLDAREENYRTLLLDWRAPMARPFYLATTAQPEGVRLRRHLRTHGRTVTDFDDEFLSGNQAGHQRGGVGSESALFHVLQQPRTSRMKDIVETIQREQDEIIRDSTRGILVVEGGPGTGKTAVALHRVAYLLYTWREQLARTGVLIIGPNRTFLDYISHVLPELGETGTVLSTIGDLYPGISGTGKESLLVREIKGSAEMVEILSEEVRHYQVLPEEIRYLQVDGITLQVTPSMVKAARTKARRSRRPHNLAQSVFREELLHRLAQQMAGTIGADPLGGANLLHHADIDQLHDDLAEEPEINDLVAEFWPELSPTTVLRRLLEDKNRIAYAARAYDTETQEALYRPSGSSWSPTDAALLDELAVLVGMPDPEEEQRRADDNWRQKVTEAQEALDILASSANTDTDDEEFEAEILGAHDVIDAETLAQRQETRDSRSTAERASADYTWAYGHVIVDEAQELSPMEWRMVMRRCPSRWMTLVGDTAQTGSPAGVDSWAETLSPFVGSRFRYRTMTVNYRTPSQIMEIAHQVLRIIDPDSPGTQAIRDSDYPVRFLASGTNPQAIIDELSAEEPDRLSAIISANDSDCGYSVDAIKGLEFDHVVLVEPRKIVEQSPQGWQDLFVALTRATQSLTVIGEVPKSIDIPECSDQAT; encoded by the coding sequence TTGGTTACAGCCCCAGCGCCAGAAGAGTCGCAAGAATCTGAGTACCAGCGAGAGTTAAGGCACGAACAAAACTACGTAGATGGTCTTTTTGCTCGCCTTGATAATGAAGTCTCTCAAGCCACAGAGCGGCTCAGATTAGTGCAACTAAATACCGATCCCGCTAATCCGGCCGCTGAAGCGCTCGTACAGCGTGAAACCGAATACCATAGCCTCAATGCTCGCCTAGATCGTCTCAACCTGGCCCAACTGGGCCTGGTTTTTGGCCGGATTGATATTCACTGCGAGGACACGCGCAATATTGATAATCCCCTGCCCGGCGAACCCACCATGGATCGTCGCTACATTGGCAGGATGGGGCTAGATGCTCGGGAAGAAAACTATCGTACTCTGTTGCTGGATTGGCGAGCACCCATGGCGCGACCCTTTTACCTGGCTACCACAGCTCAACCAGAAGGGGTACGACTACGACGTCATCTACGTACCCATGGTCGAACAGTCACTGACTTCGATGATGAATTCCTGTCCGGGAACCAAGCGGGACACCAACGCGGAGGCGTAGGTTCTGAATCCGCCTTATTCCACGTCTTGCAGCAACCCCGCACTAGCCGGATGAAAGACATTGTGGAAACTATTCAGCGGGAGCAAGATGAGATCATTCGCGATAGCACCAGGGGAATTTTAGTAGTAGAAGGTGGACCCGGGACCGGAAAGACTGCCGTCGCACTTCACCGTGTGGCCTATCTTCTCTACACCTGGCGAGAACAGCTTGCCCGTACGGGCGTACTTATTATCGGCCCCAATCGAACATTCCTGGACTATATATCTCATGTTCTCCCCGAACTAGGCGAAACCGGAACTGTTCTGTCCACCATCGGGGATCTCTACCCGGGGATTAGTGGCACGGGGAAGGAATCTCTTCTGGTCAGAGAAATCAAAGGCTCAGCAGAGATGGTGGAAATTCTCTCCGAGGAAGTTCGCCATTACCAGGTATTACCGGAGGAAATACGCTATCTCCAGGTCGATGGGATCACCCTCCAAGTCACCCCCAGTATGGTTAAAGCGGCCCGCACCAAGGCTCGACGCTCACGTCGCCCCCATAACCTAGCGCAATCAGTCTTCCGGGAAGAGTTGCTGCATCGTTTAGCCCAACAGATGGCTGGAACTATTGGTGCAGACCCCCTAGGTGGGGCAAACCTCCTCCATCATGCCGACATTGACCAACTTCATGATGACCTTGCTGAGGAACCTGAAATCAATGATTTGGTGGCTGAGTTCTGGCCAGAATTGTCACCGACTACGGTGTTGCGTCGCCTATTGGAAGATAAAAACCGCATAGCGTATGCCGCCCGCGCTTATGATACCGAAACTCAAGAGGCGTTATACCGGCCGTCTGGGTCTTCCTGGTCGCCTACTGATGCAGCTCTGCTGGATGAGCTTGCGGTGCTGGTGGGAATGCCAGATCCTGAGGAAGAGCAACGTCGCGCCGATGACAATTGGCGGCAAAAAGTCACTGAAGCTCAAGAAGCGTTGGATATTTTAGCGAGCTCTGCAAACACTGATACCGATGACGAAGAATTTGAAGCAGAGATTCTAGGCGCCCATGATGTTATTGACGCTGAGACATTAGCTCAACGCCAAGAAACTAGGGATTCGCGTTCCACCGCGGAACGAGCCAGCGCGGATTACACCTGGGCTTATGGTCATGTCATTGTTGATGAAGCTCAAGAGCTTTCCCCGATGGAGTGGCGAATGGTGATGCGCCGTTGTCCTTCCCGGTGGATGACCTTAGTAGGTGATACCGCCCAAACTGGTTCTCCTGCCGGCGTCGATTCTTGGGCAGAAACCTTAAGTCCCTTTGTTGGATCCCGCTTCCGTTATCGCACTATGACCGTCAATTACCGAACCCCATCACAGATTATGGAAATTGCCCACCAGGTGCTGAGGATTATTGATCCGGATAGCCCGGGCACTCAGGCGATTCGCGATTCTGACTATCCGGTGCGATTCTTAGCTAGTGGCACCAACCCTCAGGCTATTATTGACGAACTCTCGGCCGAAGAACCAGACCGCTTAAGCGCTATCATCTCGGCCAATGATAGTGACTGTGGTTATTCGGTCGACGCCATCAAAGGATTAGAGTTTGACCACGTGGTCTTGGTGGAGCCCCGCAAAATCGTCGAACAATCTCCCCAAGGCTGGCAGGATTTATTTGTTGCACTGACTCGCGCGACACAATCTTTAACCGTTATTGGTGAGGTTCCCAAGTCCATCGACATTCCTGAATGCTCAGATCAGGCCACCTAA
- a CDS encoding DoxX family protein, with product MIRKLARPMLASVYVVDGVDTLANVDAHVEGTEQILKRVRSLLPRKYAKQIPDDPKLVTRAVGGAKVGAASALALGKAPRLAAGTLTALTIPTILARHAFWETQDEEEKKSRRQGFLTNLALLGGLAITTMDTEGRPGLRWRANKAVQAALPTKSEAEKFQANAKEFFSDASSKAGEYATTARDYVDDNKDDWIDSVKAGAASLSEKVQDLTESARGYIDDNKDDWLDSAKKNSAAARKSVVKTASKAQERADAAFSVAQDKADKKLNSRSAKKAQKKAKKLQKQADKSLKKAKKKLAGKFDF from the coding sequence ATGATTCGTAAGCTCGCACGCCCGATGTTGGCATCGGTGTATGTGGTCGACGGTGTTGACACTTTGGCTAACGTCGACGCACACGTAGAAGGCACAGAACAAATCCTCAAGCGGGTTCGTTCTTTGTTGCCCCGCAAATACGCCAAGCAAATCCCTGACGATCCCAAGTTGGTTACCCGGGCAGTCGGTGGAGCAAAGGTGGGCGCAGCCTCCGCTCTAGCATTAGGCAAGGCTCCTCGGCTCGCTGCTGGTACCCTCACCGCGCTGACGATTCCTACCATTCTGGCGCGCCACGCATTCTGGGAAACCCAGGATGAGGAAGAAAAGAAGTCTCGCCGTCAAGGTTTCCTCACTAATCTGGCACTCCTCGGCGGATTAGCTATCACCACCATGGATACCGAAGGTCGTCCGGGGCTAAGGTGGCGCGCTAACAAAGCCGTGCAAGCTGCTTTGCCGACAAAGTCTGAAGCCGAGAAATTCCAGGCTAATGCCAAAGAATTTTTCTCCGACGCTTCCTCCAAGGCAGGCGAATACGCCACCACTGCCCGCGACTATGTCGATGACAATAAAGACGACTGGATCGACTCTGTCAAAGCTGGCGCAGCTAGCCTTAGCGAAAAGGTTCAGGATCTTACCGAATCTGCGCGAGGATATATCGACGACAATAAAGACGATTGGTTGGATTCGGCCAAGAAGAATAGCGCGGCAGCGCGCAAGAGCGTGGTGAAGACCGCGTCTAAAGCTCAAGAACGGGCCGATGCTGCTTTTTCTGTTGCGCAGGACAAAGCCGATAAGAAACTGAATAGCCGCAGTGCGAAGAAAGCTCAGAAAAAGGCTAAGAAGCTGCAAAAGCAAGCCGATAAGTCATTGAAGAAGGCCAAGAAAAAGCTAGCTGGAAAGTTTGATTTCTAA
- a CDS encoding MBL fold metallo-hydrolase, which translates to MSNALTMKHISVSSMDNNCYLLCSGNEGLLIDAADDAPAIFAMAEEAGVTITGVVTTHRHHDHVRALSEVLDATGAQHWASFLDAPALPVAPDVELHHGDHVEWNGFSFPVAILRGHTPGGLAVITEIDGVHHIFIGDSLFPGGLGKTSSESDFVRLYKDVTERIFDIFDDRTVIHPGHGASTTLGEERPHLSVWWDRRW; encoded by the coding sequence ATGAGCAACGCATTAACGATGAAACATATTTCCGTGTCGTCGATGGATAATAATTGCTACCTTCTTTGCTCCGGCAATGAAGGTTTACTCATCGACGCAGCCGACGACGCTCCGGCAATTTTTGCGATGGCCGAAGAAGCAGGGGTAACGATCACCGGAGTGGTCACCACACACCGTCACCACGACCATGTCCGCGCCCTCAGCGAGGTGCTGGACGCCACCGGCGCCCAACACTGGGCCTCGTTCCTCGACGCCCCAGCCTTGCCGGTGGCTCCCGATGTCGAACTCCACCACGGTGACCATGTGGAGTGGAATGGATTTTCTTTCCCGGTGGCAATACTGCGAGGACATACCCCCGGAGGGCTCGCCGTCATCACAGAAATTGACGGCGTTCATCACATTTTTATCGGCGATAGTCTCTTCCCTGGAGGTTTGGGGAAAACGTCCAGCGAGTCTGATTTTGTCCGGTTGTATAAGGATGTCACTGAGCGAATATTTGATATATTTGATGACCGCACAGTTATTCATCCCGGACACGGCGCCTCGACAACATTGGGAGAAGAGCGACCTCATTTATCCGTGTGGTGGGACCGGCGATGGTAA